The nucleotide window TATCAACAATTTTAGGTAGTTTATTAGGTATTTACATATCAAAAAATGAGAGGCTTGCCTCTATTGTTTTAAAAATAATAAGTACTCTTTTTACAATTCCTTCTCTTTCACTTTTTGGTATTTTAATCTCTCTTCTATCTCCATTTAAAGTTGGAATAGGAAAAGTTCCTGCAACTATTGCACTCATCCTTTACACTCTTTTACCAATAACAAGAAATACATATACTGCAATAAAAAATATTGATAGAGGAATAGTTGAGAGTGCTAAAGGAATGGGGATGAAGAATAAAGAAGTAATTTTTAAAGTTATTTTTCCTCTTACACTTCCATATGTTATGGCAGGGATTAGAGTTGGTTTTGTTTTAGGTGTTGGAATAGGTGTAGTTTCTTTTTTAATTGGAGCAGGAGGGTTAGGCTATTTTATTTTTGAAGGAATTGAAAGAAGTAACAAAAATATGATTTTGATTGGAGTTTTTATG belongs to Caldisericia bacterium and includes:
- a CDS encoding ABC transporter permease, which encodes MNFLILNFDKIISRTLEHISLVSISLFLSTILGSLLGIYISKNERLASIVLKIISTLFTIPSLSLFGILISLLSPFKVGIGKVPATIALILYTLLPITRNTYTAIKNIDRGIVESAKGMGMKNKEVIFKVIFPLTLPYVMAGIRVGFVLGVGIGVVSFLIGAGGLGYFIFEGIERSNKNMILIGVFMISLLSIIFNYLLYYLEKVLTPKGLRG